In a single window of the Melissococcus plutonius ATCC 35311 genome:
- the rpsO gene encoding 30S ribosomal protein S15, which translates to MAMSKERKNEIINEYARHEGDTGSPEVQIALLTADINHLNEHARVHKKDHHSYRGLMKKVGHRRNLLAYLRKTDVQRYRELIQRLGLRR; encoded by the coding sequence ATGGCAATGTCAAAAGAAAGAAAAAATGAAATCATCAATGAATATGCACGTCATGAAGGAGATACTGGTTCACCAGAAGTTCAAATTGCCTTATTGACAGCAGATATTAATCATTTAAATGAACACGCTCGGGTGCATAAAAAGGATCACCATTCTTACCGTGGACTTATGAAAAAAGTTGGTCATCGTCGTAATTTGTTAGCATACTTACGTAAAACAGATGTACAACGTTATCGTGAATTAATCCAGCGCTTAGGATTACGTCGATAA
- the pnp gene encoding polyribonucleotide nucleotidyltransferase: protein MSEKQVFKTSWGGRPLQVEVGQLAKQANGAVLIRYGDTVVLSAAVASKEAKDVDFFPLTVNYEEKMYAVGKVPGGFIKREGRPSESATLTARLIDRPIRPMFTEGFRNEVQITNIVMSVEQDCSPAMAAMLGSSLALTISDIPFNGPIAGVEVGRIDGEYVLNPTVEQSNQSDIDLSVAGTKEAINMVESGAEEVSESDMLGALLFGHAAIKELVAFQEEIRQAVGKEKMTIQLLQVDPDLKKGIYTDYYETMKRAVMTEEKLAREENIQSVKEEVRNNYSEKFSEQEYEAQLSTEEQLNNEVKQIVEDLEKDVVRELITIDKIRPDGRKLDEIRPLSSEVSLLPRVHGSGLFTRGQTQALSACTLAPLGEHQIIDGLGIEESKRFIHHYNFPQFSVGSTGRAGSPGRREIGHGALGERALSQIIPSPEAFPYTIRLVAEVLESNGSSSQASICAGTLALMDAGVPIKAPVAGIAMGLVSDGENYTILTDIQGLEDHLGDMDFKVAGTKQGITALQMDIKIEGITEQILKEALEQAKKARMEILNELTSTLAEPRNELSQYAPKIEMVKIDPSKIKDVIGKGGETINGIIEETGVKIDIDQEGNVSIASSDDIMIKRAIKIIEDLTKDVKVGQVYLGKVVRIEKFGAFVNLIKGKDALVHISQLANERVKNVEDVVKVGDEILVKVTEIDKQGRINASRKALLNEEKNQTNEQ from the coding sequence ATGTCAGAAAAGCAAGTATTTAAAACAAGTTGGGGTGGACGTCCTCTTCAGGTTGAAGTAGGGCAACTCGCTAAACAAGCAAACGGTGCTGTGTTGATTCGATATGGAGATACCGTCGTATTAAGCGCTGCTGTTGCTTCAAAAGAAGCAAAAGACGTTGATTTTTTTCCATTGACTGTTAATTATGAAGAGAAAATGTACGCTGTTGGGAAAGTTCCTGGTGGCTTCATTAAACGTGAAGGACGACCAAGTGAAAGTGCAACATTAACTGCTCGTTTAATTGATCGCCCAATTCGTCCAATGTTTACAGAAGGGTTTAGAAATGAAGTTCAAATTACAAATATTGTAATGAGTGTAGAACAAGATTGTTCACCTGCTATGGCAGCTATGTTAGGTTCTTCCTTGGCATTAACAATTTCTGATATTCCATTCAACGGACCGATTGCTGGTGTTGAAGTTGGCCGTATTGATGGTGAGTATGTGTTAAATCCAACTGTTGAACAAAGCAATCAATCAGACATTGATTTGAGTGTTGCTGGAACAAAAGAAGCGATTAATATGGTAGAAAGTGGTGCTGAAGAGGTGTCTGAAAGTGACATGTTAGGCGCACTATTATTTGGTCATGCAGCAATTAAAGAATTGGTTGCCTTTCAGGAAGAGATTCGTCAAGCAGTTGGGAAAGAAAAAATGACCATACAGTTATTACAAGTTGATCCTGACTTGAAAAAAGGAATTTATACGGACTATTATGAAACAATGAAGAGAGCTGTAATGACAGAAGAAAAATTAGCAAGAGAAGAAAATATTCAATCTGTCAAAGAAGAAGTACGAAACAATTATAGTGAAAAATTTTCAGAACAAGAATATGAAGCTCAATTAAGTACCGAAGAACAATTGAATAATGAAGTCAAACAAATTGTTGAAGACTTGGAAAAAGATGTTGTACGTGAATTAATCACAATTGACAAAATTCGACCAGATGGACGAAAACTAGATGAAATTAGACCACTTTCTTCAGAAGTAAGTTTATTACCAAGAGTACATGGATCCGGTTTGTTTACGCGTGGTCAAACGCAAGCCTTATCTGCTTGTACATTAGCTCCTTTAGGTGAACATCAAATAATTGATGGATTAGGTATTGAGGAATCAAAACGATTTATTCATCATTATAATTTTCCACAATTTTCAGTTGGTTCTACCGGGCGGGCTGGTTCTCCCGGCCGTCGTGAAATTGGTCATGGAGCATTAGGTGAAAGAGCTCTATCTCAAATTATTCCAAGTCCAGAAGCTTTTCCTTATACCATTCGTTTGGTTGCTGAAGTTTTAGAATCAAATGGATCATCTTCTCAAGCAAGTATTTGTGCAGGAACTCTGGCTTTAATGGATGCAGGTGTACCAATTAAAGCACCTGTAGCAGGAATTGCTATGGGACTTGTTAGTGATGGAGAAAATTATACAATTCTGACAGATATTCAAGGGCTTGAAGATCACTTAGGTGATATGGACTTCAAAGTTGCCGGCACAAAGCAAGGAATCACTGCTTTACAAATGGATATTAAAATAGAAGGGATCACTGAACAAATACTTAAGGAAGCTTTAGAACAAGCGAAGAAAGCTCGTATGGAAATTTTAAATGAATTAACTTCAACACTTGCTGAACCTAGAAATGAATTGAGTCAATATGCACCAAAAATTGAAATGGTCAAAATTGATCCATCAAAAATTAAAGATGTTATTGGTAAGGGCGGGGAAACAATTAATGGTATCATTGAAGAAACTGGCGTGAAAATTGACATCGATCAAGAAGGAAATGTAAGTATTGCTTCCTCGGATGATATTATGATTAAACGAGCAATCAAGATTATTGAAGATTTGACAAAAGATGTCAAGGTTGGACAGGTTTATCTTGGTAAAGTTGTTCGTATAGAAAAATTTGGTGCATTTGTAAACTTAATTAAAGGCAAAGATGCGTTGGTTCATATTTCTCAATTGGCAAATGAACGAGTAAAAAATGTTGAAGATGTTGTTAAGGTTGGAGATGAAATCTTGGTGAAAGTTACTGAGATAGATAAACAAGGTAGAATAAATGCTTCTAGAAAAGCTCTATTAAATGAAGAAAAAAACCAAACAAACGAACAATAA
- the mreC gene encoding rod shape-determining protein MreC — protein MKKFNPNKNIIIALLLVIIIVVFISLTAAQRTNKGKANIVQSTISDGIGLIDKAISFPARTIENGTTSISNLMNTYKENERLKEKIDDYNELRIQNHNYQKEIGTLKEELGLNETLTNYETITANVITRSPDTWQDILIIDRGTKDGLKANMAVMAQKGLVGRIIEVNRASAKVELITSKNITSNHFPVHISSKNGESYGLLKNYNDKAQTLTVSQLTGNTQVKAGDVVQTSGLGGNSPADLPVGTVQKVKSGSYGLDREVAVKPYANVYGVSIVTVVKRSAGEE, from the coding sequence GTGAAAAAATTTAATCCAAACAAGAATATCATTATTGCTTTATTATTGGTTATCATAATCGTTGTATTCATTAGTTTGACTGCTGCACAACGTACAAATAAAGGAAAAGCAAATATTGTTCAATCAACGATCAGTGATGGCATTGGTTTAATTGACAAAGCTATTTCATTCCCAGCACGCACTATTGAAAATGGGACAACTTCAATTAGTAATTTAATGAATACTTACAAAGAAAACGAACGATTGAAAGAAAAAATTGATGATTATAATGAACTTAGAATTCAAAATCATAATTATCAAAAAGAAATTGGTACATTAAAAGAAGAACTAGGCTTAAATGAAACCTTAACAAATTATGAAACAATCACTGCCAATGTCATTACTCGTTCACCAGATACATGGCAAGATATCTTAATCATTGATCGAGGAACAAAGGATGGCCTAAAAGCAAATATGGCAGTTATGGCACAGAAAGGATTAGTGGGACGTATTATTGAAGTCAATCGAGCATCGGCAAAAGTAGAATTGATTACTTCTAAAAATATTACTTCTAATCATTTTCCAGTGCACATATCTTCTAAAAATGGGGAATCTTATGGTCTGTTAAAAAATTATAATGATAAGGCACAAACATTGACAGTTTCTCAGTTGACTGGAAATACTCAGGTTAAAGCAGGAGATGTTGTTCAAACCTCCGGGTTAGGCGGAAACTCACCAGCTGATTTACCAGTTGGTACGGTTCAAAAAGTAAAATCTGGTAGTTATGGTTTAGATCGAGAGGTAGCTGTAAAACCCTATGCAAACGTTTATGGAGTTTCCATAGTAACTGTAGTGAAAAGATCGGCGGGCGAAGAATAG
- the mreD gene encoding rod shape-determining protein MreD, whose protein sequence is MIKKENIKYYAPIVFFLLMLIDAHITKIMETWTNNIYFANSHLLLLAFLLIIQNVSKNYLLVSAIILGILCDIYYIGIIGIYTVALPVTVILMFYFRKIVQTNLFTTFFSIVIFITIYELISVFLQIIFHLSSVRPLLFITRVLSPTLLLNMLFFVIFSYPIKKLFAEK, encoded by the coding sequence ATGATAAAAAAGGAAAATATTAAATATTATGCGCCTATTGTGTTCTTTTTGTTAATGCTTATCGATGCACATATAACTAAAATAATGGAAACATGGACAAATAACATTTATTTTGCAAATTCACATTTATTACTTCTAGCCTTTTTGTTAATTATTCAAAATGTATCAAAAAATTATTTGCTTGTTTCTGCCATTATTTTAGGTATACTATGTGATATATATTATATAGGCATTATAGGCATTTATACAGTTGCCTTGCCGGTTACTGTCATACTTATGTTTTATTTTAGAAAAATCGTTCAGACAAATTTGTTTACTACATTCTTTAGTATTGTTATTTTTATAACTATTTATGAATTGATTTCAGTTTTCTTACAAATTATTTTTCATCTATCAAGTGTTCGACCATTGTTATTTATCACAAGAGTGTTAAGCCCTACACTGTTACTTAATATGCTTTTCTTTGTTATTTTTTCCTACCCTATAAAAAAGTTATTTGCAGAGAAATAA